A region of Bacteroidota bacterium DNA encodes the following proteins:
- a CDS encoding biopolymer transporter Tol gives MKLNRRLRSLLILLCSGVLPGLLLPVPAAAQDDEYYHPELTWRSIETEHFYVHYHEGEERTARVVAKIGEEIYRPVTSLYHHEPDGKVSFVIKDYDDYSNGAAYFFDNKIEIFASALDFDLRGTHNWLRNVVTHEFTHIVQIQTSLKFGRKIPAFYLQWLQYESERRADVLYGYPNGIVSYPVSGYVVPSWFAEGVAQYNRKELGYDSWDSHRDMILRMYALDNTMLTWNEMSVFGKTSLGNESSYNAGFAFVRYIGEKYGDDKLEAISRNLSSLTAVTIDGAIGSAVGKNGSDLYDEWKEELRKEYAARTAPLKGALVEGKVVGNVGFGNFYPSFSPDGKSLAYVSNKEADYFSLSSIYLYDIASQTEKLLKQGVHSNFSWSPDGKRIFYARTSRENDHWSNLSDLYVYDIGRDDETRLTHGLRANAPAVSPDGERIAYVAGSDGTLNLYTMKNDGSDIRKLTEYVQGEQVYNPRWSPDGAAILYEYSIKDGRDIALVPSVGGPPTFIIASPQDERNAVFEGPSKIIYSSDRTGIFNLYEYDLVSKQSVQLTNVLGGAFMPAVNRDGAIAYASYASTGYKIALMKESHPLGSGGSYLADARGRAAADSGGESDGPEKDRFDWKSLRSYDDAKLPPATDTTYKNIATSLTIVPFLRVDNYNPRNKGIDVLKLGAYLFSYDVLDRYGFFAGAAFNKLGERDLFFNFDYRGKIPGLFQLGLEPALSLEAYNVTRTTGSQIALPLDTIGVDVSYNLLEFDVALKQKIISEALGMEVRYAHSRYTASVGAFSLPDLPPPNNLVQAFSELYLIGNDISTTLTLEQIAPSRTQDINPVGRRIRMRYDYEFNKFNPSSDYEVSNGLLVPKYQQVNFHRLELGWRESQRLPGWKHTLSLQVRGGTIFGPPVDEFFDFYIGGLAGMKGYPFYSMGGNEFAMANLTYRFPVLEHIDMRFLQLYFDKLYAAFYGDVGEAWTGGGPGAQQFRRDAGIELRLQAFSYYAFPTRVFLNATYGFDQFNRYFSNTGATVTYGKEWNFHFGVLFGFDLD, from the coding sequence ATGAAACTGAACCGCCGCCTTCGCTCGCTGCTTATCCTGTTGTGTTCCGGGGTTCTCCCCGGCTTGCTCCTGCCGGTCCCGGCCGCGGCCCAGGACGACGAATACTATCACCCCGAGCTCACGTGGCGATCGATAGAAACGGAGCATTTCTACGTCCACTATCACGAGGGGGAGGAACGGACCGCCCGGGTGGTGGCGAAAATCGGGGAGGAGATCTACCGCCCGGTGACGTCGCTCTACCATCACGAGCCGGACGGCAAGGTGAGCTTCGTGATCAAGGACTACGACGATTATTCGAACGGCGCCGCCTATTTTTTCGACAACAAGATAGAGATCTTCGCCTCCGCGCTCGATTTCGACCTGCGCGGCACGCACAACTGGCTGCGCAACGTGGTGACGCACGAGTTCACGCACATCGTCCAGATTCAAACCTCTCTGAAGTTCGGAAGAAAAATTCCGGCATTTTATCTCCAGTGGCTGCAGTACGAATCGGAGCGGCGGGCCGACGTCCTGTACGGCTATCCCAACGGGATCGTCTCCTACCCGGTCTCCGGGTACGTCGTCCCGAGCTGGTTCGCCGAGGGGGTCGCGCAATACAACAGAAAAGAACTGGGATACGATTCCTGGGACTCCCACCGCGACATGATCCTCCGCATGTACGCGCTCGACAATACCATGCTGACCTGGAACGAGATGTCGGTGTTCGGCAAGACGAGCCTGGGCAACGAATCCTCGTATAATGCGGGATTCGCCTTCGTCCGTTACATCGGAGAGAAGTACGGCGACGACAAGCTGGAGGCGATTTCCCGGAACCTCTCCTCGTTGACGGCGGTGACGATCGACGGCGCAATCGGGTCGGCGGTCGGGAAGAACGGCAGCGATCTCTACGACGAGTGGAAGGAGGAGTTGCGCAAGGAATATGCGGCCCGGACGGCGCCGCTGAAGGGCGCGCTCGTCGAGGGCAAGGTCGTGGGCAATGTCGGCTTCGGCAATTTCTACCCCTCCTTTTCTCCGGACGGGAAGAGCCTCGCGTATGTTTCGAACAAGGAGGCCGACTATTTTTCGCTCTCGTCCATCTACCTGTACGACATCGCCTCGCAGACGGAGAAGCTCCTGAAGCAGGGCGTGCATTCCAATTTCTCCTGGTCTCCGGACGGGAAGAGAATCTTTTACGCCAGGACCAGCCGCGAGAACGACCACTGGTCGAACCTGTCCGACCTCTACGTCTATGATATCGGCCGCGACGATGAAACACGGCTTACGCACGGCCTGCGGGCGAACGCGCCCGCGGTTTCCCCCGACGGGGAAAGGATCGCGTACGTCGCCGGGTCCGACGGCACGCTGAACCTCTACACGATGAAGAACGACGGGTCCGACATCCGGAAGCTCACCGAATACGTGCAGGGCGAGCAGGTTTACAACCCCAGGTGGTCGCCGGACGGAGCCGCCATCCTCTACGAATACTCGATCAAGGACGGAAGAGATATCGCGCTCGTCCCCTCGGTCGGCGGCCCGCCCACCTTTATTATCGCATCGCCGCAGGATGAACGGAATGCCGTTTTTGAGGGGCCCTCAAAAATCATCTATTCGTCCGACCGGACGGGAATTTTCAATCTCTACGAGTACGATCTGGTTTCGAAGCAATCGGTGCAGCTCACCAATGTGCTGGGGGGAGCGTTCATGCCCGCGGTGAACCGGGACGGGGCCATTGCATACGCGTCGTACGCCTCCACCGGGTACAAGATCGCCCTCATGAAAGAGTCCCATCCGCTCGGTTCGGGCGGCAGCTACCTGGCGGACGCGCGTGGCCGGGCCGCGGCGGATTCCGGTGGGGAGAGCGACGGCCCGGAGAAGGACCGCTTCGACTGGAAATCGCTCCGGTCGTACGACGACGCGAAGCTTCCCCCCGCGACCGATACGACGTACAAGAATATCGCCACGAGCCTCACGATCGTTCCGTTCCTGCGGGTCGACAATTACAATCCGCGGAACAAGGGGATCGACGTCCTGAAGCTCGGGGCGTACCTCTTCTCCTACGACGTGCTCGACCGTTACGGATTCTTCGCGGGAGCGGCGTTCAACAAGCTGGGCGAGCGGGACCTCTTCTTCAATTTCGATTACCGGGGAAAAATACCCGGACTCTTTCAGCTCGGGTTGGAGCCCGCCCTCTCGCTGGAGGCGTACAACGTGACCCGGACGACCGGATCGCAGATCGCGCTGCCGCTCGACACGATCGGAGTGGACGTCTCCTACAACCTCCTCGAGTTCGACGTCGCGCTCAAGCAAAAAATCATCAGCGAAGCGCTCGGCATGGAGGTCCGCTACGCACACAGCCGGTACACCGCGTCGGTCGGCGCGTTCAGCCTCCCCGACCTGCCTCCGCCGAACAACCTCGTCCAGGCCTTCAGCGAGCTCTACCTGATCGGCAACGACATCTCGACCACCCTGACGCTGGAGCAGATCGCTCCCTCCCGGACGCAGGACATCAACCCGGTGGGGCGAAGGATCCGCATGCGCTACGACTATGAATTCAACAAGTTTAATCCGTCGAGCGACTACGAGGTCTCCAACGGCCTCCTGGTGCCGAAGTACCAGCAGGTGAACTTCCACCGCCTGGAGTTGGGCTGGAGGGAATCGCAGCGTCTGCCGGGATGGAAGCATACCCTGAGCCTGCAGGTGAGAGGCGGGACGATCTTCGGTCCCCCCGTGGACGAGTTTTTCGATTTTTACATCGGCGGACTCGCGGGCATGAAGGGATATCCGTTCTATTCCATGGGCGGGAACGAATTTGCCATGGCGAACCTCACCTATCGCTTTCCGGTCCTGGAGCACATCGACATGCGCTTTCTCCAGCTCTACTTCGACAAGCTCTACGCCGCGTTCTACGGCGACGTCGGCGAGGCATGGACGGGGGGCGGCCCGGGCGCGCAACAGTTCAGACGGGACGCCGGAATCGAGCTGAGGCTCCAGGCGTTTTCCTACTACGCGTTCCCGACGCGCGTGTTCCTCAATGCGACCTACGGATTCGATCAATTCAACCGTTATTTCAGCAACACAGGCGCGACCGTGACCTACGGGAAGGAATGGAACTTCCATTTCGGCGTCCTGTTCGGCTTCGATCTGGATTAA
- a CDS encoding FG-GAP-like repeat-containing protein → MNFSTLCRAALIILVSAAVGAADAQHGPGFSHPLTVRRGANERLHLPGGSAAFPETLRVLAAMVAFQEDNDSRSSGTGSFDTTATTKKYLDPPPHDRAYVEQHLAFLENYFRRVSLGKLIVKGDVLPSVYRLPFPMRHYSPPRGTTDNVELGLLTQDSWRLVDSSTPGIPFANYGAFLILHAGAGRDVDLTSLFGFDPTPFDVPSIYLNLASLRRMFGSSYAGVPVDSGRFTIQNSIILPETESRDVTTSVGSTRLQLGINGLLCASVGSHLGLPDLFDTKTGATGIGRFGLMDGQSIFSWNGLFPPEPSAWERYFLGWIDPVTLPPGDLTYTLPAAGLPGQSDTVYRLPISAREYFLVENRNRDASRDGATVTFVRNGATVTRTWYRDTTGFNAFDTDSLYGVVTDVDEPDWSLPGGVSSTTHELYDGGVLIWHIDENVIAAEYDADAVNADPGRRGVNLEEADGSQDIGQSYGIISSGSGSENGTVLDFWYDGNRAPLRVQSNAFTPDSHPGSESYDHANSHISVREFSPRGPRMTARFQTGDDQVSLLPGFPKPTLFGFGRNSVTVGSSPAGVSPKLLVATLPSGPAPPPASGVPPADGTFGSSLIYGWTLEGTPILPSGLSSGQLASPGGEFGYFTGKIALGEFNGDATPDLTIAGSRSGPFPNPAPAANAREVFGWTLRDSDSDHLIDTLFTRQLGRSITTSPVVSDSFVAYGATGGIVYLLHLDGSISDSVRVYPSDSSDVVSLSLLQNPGAFLALTANGSIAVTGMACADNAAGAIRPSFAVAATLSAGAGKFVILVSKDGVVSSRGYCASLGRDGFTVSTGGEILNAPAIADLDGDGSKDVIVCSANKIYAINAVGSVLDNFPVTVPSAKTILTSPVVADVDGNGSADVVVVTQEGLVVAYDRNGKMVRGFPLLAGANGGSTPAVFSSMLGDCLNCWTIGLAVASDDGHVYAWRTGSWHPGTLIPPAQPWPQFMRDERNTGLSDSVGAGQPLASNFFPASRAYNWPNPVDRDHGYKTHIRYYVNSTAQVHIRIFDLAGDQVTEFDAPGTGGLDNEVEWDVSGIQSGIYFAHLDARGTGGSGATVIKIAVVK, encoded by the coding sequence GTGAATTTTTCCACACTCTGCAGGGCCGCCCTTATCATCCTCGTCTCCGCCGCCGTCGGCGCGGCGGACGCCCAACACGGGCCGGGGTTCAGCCATCCCCTGACGGTCCGGCGCGGCGCGAACGAACGGCTGCACCTGCCGGGCGGATCGGCGGCGTTTCCGGAAACTCTTCGCGTTCTCGCGGCGATGGTCGCCTTCCAGGAGGACAACGATTCCCGCTCCTCCGGGACCGGGAGTTTCGACACGACCGCGACGACGAAGAAGTATCTCGACCCACCTCCGCACGACCGGGCGTACGTCGAGCAGCACCTGGCCTTCCTTGAGAATTATTTCCGGAGAGTTTCACTCGGCAAATTGATCGTGAAGGGAGATGTGCTCCCTTCCGTTTACCGGCTTCCTTTTCCGATGAGGCATTACAGTCCGCCCAGGGGCACGACCGACAATGTCGAGCTGGGCCTCCTGACACAGGACTCCTGGCGCCTCGTCGATTCTTCGACCCCGGGAATTCCGTTCGCAAACTATGGAGCTTTTCTGATCCTCCACGCAGGCGCCGGCAGAGACGTCGATCTCACGAGCCTGTTCGGATTCGATCCGACACCGTTCGACGTTCCCTCGATCTATCTCAACCTGGCTTCCCTCCGGCGCATGTTCGGAAGTTCGTACGCGGGAGTCCCGGTTGACAGCGGCAGGTTCACGATCCAGAATTCGATCATCCTGCCGGAGACGGAGAGCCGCGACGTCACGACCTCCGTGGGGTCCACCCGCCTGCAGCTCGGCATCAACGGCCTTCTCTGCGCGAGCGTGGGGAGCCATCTCGGATTGCCGGATCTGTTCGACACCAAAACAGGCGCGACGGGAATCGGCCGGTTCGGCCTGATGGACGGGCAGTCGATCTTCAGCTGGAACGGACTCTTCCCGCCGGAACCTTCGGCGTGGGAGAGGTATTTCCTCGGGTGGATCGATCCGGTCACGCTCCCCCCGGGGGATCTGACCTACACGCTCCCCGCGGCGGGGCTGCCGGGCCAGAGCGACACGGTCTACCGCCTGCCGATCTCGGCGAGAGAATATTTTCTGGTTGAGAACCGGAATCGCGACGCAAGCCGGGACGGCGCCACGGTGACCTTCGTCCGGAACGGCGCGACGGTCACGCGCACGTGGTACCGGGACACCACGGGCTTCAACGCGTTCGACACCGACTCGCTGTACGGCGTCGTCACCGACGTCGACGAGCCCGATTGGAGCCTCCCGGGCGGCGTCAGTTCCACCACGCACGAATTATACGACGGCGGCGTCCTGATCTGGCATATCGACGAGAATGTCATCGCGGCAGAGTACGACGCCGATGCGGTGAACGCCGATCCCGGCCGGCGGGGAGTCAACCTCGAAGAAGCCGACGGTTCCCAGGATATCGGCCAGAGTTACGGCATCATCAGCTCCGGCTCGGGAAGCGAGAACGGGACGGTGCTCGATTTCTGGTACGACGGAAACAGAGCTCCGCTCCGCGTCCAGTCGAACGCGTTCACGCCCGACTCCCACCCGGGGAGCGAGAGCTACGACCACGCAAACAGTCATATTTCCGTCCGCGAGTTCTCCCCGAGGGGACCCAGGATGACGGCCCGGTTCCAGACAGGCGACGACCAGGTCTCGCTCCTTCCGGGATTTCCGAAGCCGACGTTATTCGGATTCGGCAGGAATTCCGTCACCGTCGGATCCTCGCCGGCGGGAGTCTCTCCGAAATTGCTCGTAGCGACGCTCCCTTCCGGGCCTGCTCCGCCCCCCGCTTCGGGAGTTCCGCCTGCCGACGGAACCTTTGGATCCTCTCTCATCTACGGGTGGACCCTCGAGGGAACGCCCATACTTCCTTCGGGGCTCTCCTCCGGCCAGCTTGCCTCTCCGGGAGGCGAGTTTGGATATTTTACGGGGAAAATCGCCCTCGGAGAGTTCAATGGCGACGCCACTCCCGATCTTACAATAGCGGGAAGCAGGTCCGGCCCGTTCCCCAACCCTGCGCCGGCCGCAAACGCCCGCGAGGTCTTCGGCTGGACCCTGCGCGACTCGGACAGCGACCACCTGATCGATACGCTCTTCACCAGGCAGCTCGGCCGTTCGATCACGACTTCTCCTGTCGTCTCGGATTCGTTCGTCGCCTACGGAGCGACGGGAGGGATCGTCTATTTGCTTCATCTTGACGGATCAATCTCTGACAGCGTTCGGGTGTACCCGTCCGACTCGTCCGATGTCGTCAGCCTGAGCCTCCTCCAGAATCCGGGCGCGTTTCTTGCGCTCACGGCAAACGGCTCGATCGCCGTCACGGGAATGGCCTGCGCGGATAATGCGGCGGGCGCCATCCGGCCCTCGTTCGCGGTCGCGGCGACGCTTTCCGCGGGCGCCGGAAAATTTGTCATCCTCGTGTCGAAGGACGGAGTTGTCTCTTCCCGCGGTTATTGCGCGAGCCTCGGCCGCGACGGTTTTACCGTTTCGACCGGCGGCGAAATCCTCAACGCCCCGGCCATCGCCGATCTCGACGGCGACGGAAGCAAGGATGTGATCGTCTGCAGCGCCAACAAGATCTATGCGATCAACGCCGTGGGTTCGGTGCTCGACAACTTTCCGGTGACGGTCCCGTCGGCAAAAACGATCCTCACCTCACCCGTCGTCGCTGACGTCGACGGCAACGGCTCGGCGGATGTGGTGGTGGTGACGCAGGAAGGGCTGGTCGTCGCGTATGACCGGAACGGAAAAATGGTTCGCGGGTTTCCGCTCCTCGCCGGGGCGAACGGCGGTTCGACCCCTGCGGTATTCTCCTCCATGCTGGGCGATTGTCTGAACTGCTGGACCATCGGCCTGGCTGTCGCCTCCGATGACGGCCATGTCTACGCCTGGAGAACGGGAAGCTGGCACCCGGGGACCCTGATTCCGCCCGCGCAACCCTGGCCTCAGTTCATGCGCGACGAGCGCAACACCGGTTTGTCCGACTCTGTCGGTGCGGGCCAACCGCTTGCATCCAATTTTTTCCCTGCTTCGCGCGCCTATAACTGGCCCAACCCGGTCGACCGGGATCACGGATATAAGACTCATATCCGTTACTATGTGAACAGCACGGCCCAGGTGCATATCAGGATCTTCGATCTTGCCGGCGATCAGGTGACCGAATTCGACGCACCCGGGACCGGAGGGTTGGATAACGAGGTGGAGTGGGACGTCTCGGGAATCCAGAGCGGAATCTACTTCGCCCACCTCGACGCCCGGGGGACGGGGGGGAGCGGCGCGACCGTCATCAAGATAGCGGTCGTCAAGTGA
- the porV gene encoding type IX secretion system outer membrane channel protein PorV, whose translation MISDRTRRNLSWITIAAACCLLAVPRTAEAQGESAVPFLLLAPNARADAMGEAGGALADDAAAAFWNPAGLAFLPGQEVSITHSNLLPQFQQSDLFYDYLAYRNHIDDIGGTISATLTYESLGEFNETRDTPDIISTFRAYEMAVTAGYSTKVLSDLGVGLNLRYIRSSLAPFNVQGQDRQGVASTVSFDVAALWKPSFFDSRLNIGLDLSNLGPKLTYIDQAQADPLPTNLRLAFSGQIIKTEYNNINLVLDFTRILVRRRPEVDDSITFAIITPASVDPLPKALFSAWGDGGLKKVDIATGLEYWYGSPRLIALRFGYFYENPNYGNRKFLTFGAGVRYDVYGFDFSYLSAVEENHPLDGTLRFSLMIAWGGNKE comes from the coding sequence ATGATTTCAGACCGGACAAGGAGAAATCTCTCCTGGATCACAATCGCCGCCGCATGCTGCCTGCTGGCAGTGCCCCGGACGGCGGAGGCGCAGGGCGAATCTGCGGTGCCGTTTTTGCTTCTCGCTCCGAACGCGCGCGCGGACGCGATGGGAGAAGCGGGCGGCGCGCTCGCCGATGACGCGGCTGCCGCGTTCTGGAACCCGGCGGGGCTCGCATTCCTGCCCGGCCAGGAAGTCAGCATCACCCACTCGAATCTGCTTCCGCAGTTCCAGCAGAGCGACCTCTTTTACGACTATCTTGCGTACAGAAACCACATCGACGACATCGGAGGCACGATCTCGGCGACCCTGACGTACGAGAGCCTGGGCGAGTTTAACGAGACACGGGACACGCCCGACATCATCAGCACGTTCAGGGCGTACGAAATGGCGGTCACGGCGGGATACTCCACGAAAGTTCTTTCCGACCTCGGGGTGGGACTGAACCTCAGGTACATCAGAAGTTCTCTCGCGCCGTTCAACGTCCAGGGGCAGGACCGTCAGGGCGTGGCGTCGACGGTGAGCTTCGATGTTGCCGCCCTCTGGAAGCCGTCGTTTTTCGACAGCCGGTTGAACATCGGCCTCGACCTCTCGAACCTCGGGCCGAAGCTGACCTATATCGACCAGGCGCAGGCCGATCCGTTGCCGACCAACCTCCGGCTCGCGTTTTCGGGCCAGATCATCAAGACCGAATACAACAACATCAACCTCGTGCTCGACTTCACGAGAATCCTCGTCCGGCGCCGCCCTGAAGTGGACGATTCGATCACCTTCGCGATCATCACGCCGGCGTCGGTCGATCCTTTGCCGAAGGCCCTGTTCAGCGCGTGGGGCGACGGCGGCCTCAAGAAGGTCGACATTGCGACGGGGCTCGAGTACTGGTACGGGAGCCCGAGGCTCATCGCATTGCGGTTCGGCTACTTCTACGAAAACCCGAACTACGGAAACCGGAAGTTCCTCACCTTCGGAGCGGGCGTGCGGTATGATGTCTACGGGTTCGATTTCAGTTACCTTTCCGCGGTCGAAGAGAATCATCCCCTCGACGGAACGCTTCGGTTCAGCCTGATGATCGCGTGGGGCGGAAATAAGGAATAA